One region of Molothrus aeneus isolate 106 chromosome 1, BPBGC_Maene_1.0, whole genome shotgun sequence genomic DNA includes:
- the ARL4A gene encoding ADP-ribosylation factor-like protein 4A, whose translation MGNGLSDQTPILSSLPSFQSFHIVILGLDCAGKTTVLYRLQFNEFVNTVPTKGFNTEKIKVTLGNSKTVTFHFWDVGGQEKLRPLWKSYTRCTDGIVFVVDSVDVERMEEAKTELHKITRISENQGVPVLIIANKQDLRNSLSLSEIEKMLAMSELSSSTPWHLQPTCAIIGDGLKEGLEKLHDMIIKRRKMLRQQKKKR comes from the coding sequence ATGGGGAATGGACTCTCGGACCAGACGCCGATCCTCTCcagcctgccttccttccaGAGCTTTCACATCGTCATCCTGGGGCTGGACTGCGCTGGGAAGACGACGGTGCTCTACAGACTGCAGTTCAATGAGTTCGTCAACACTGTCCCCACTAAAGGATTTAATACGGAGAAAATCAAAGTGACGCTAGGCAACTCGAAGACGGTCACTTTCCACTTCTGGGATGTGGGCggccaggagaagctgaggccgCTGTGGAAGTCGTACACAAGGTGCACGGATGGCATCGTGTTTGTGGTGGACTCCGTCGACGTTGAGAGGATGGAGGAGGCCAAAACAGAACTACATAAGATTACTAGGATATCTGAGAATCAAGGAGTACCTGTCCTTATCATTGCTAACAAGCAGGACCTGAGGaactctctctccctttctgaAATAGAGAAAATGTTAGCAATGAGTGAGCTGAGTTCTTCTACACCCTGGCATTTGCAGCCTACCTGTGCAATCATTGGAGACGGACTTAAAGAGGGACTGGAGAAACTACATGATATGATAATTAAGCGAAGGAAAATGTTgaggcagcagaaaaagaagagatga